A region from the Leishmania panamensis strain MHOM/PA/94/PSC-1 chromosome 20 sequence genome encodes:
- a CDS encoding hypothetical protein (TriTrypDB/GeneDB-style sysID: LpmP.20.5420), with translation MGSGKSKEAALVTYKNGRPTVKGTRTYSMFSNILYRIADTDANRWAFYNDSKDYIIHVAILFDYDSQIVPLGDTTAFRIDDPDEGNEDDFGKYLCEVDVRPLETQLFVEGSVTGWRVDTLEARTAEDEREYRL, from the coding sequence ATGGGGTCCGGCAAGTCCAAGGAGGCCGCTTTGGTGACCTACAAGAATGGCAGGCCCACCGTCAAGGGGACCAGGACATACTCGATGTTCAGCAACATTCTTTACCGCATTGCCGACACGGACGCCAACCGCTGGGCCTTCTACAACGATAGCAAGGATTACATCATTCATGTAGCCATCCTCTTCGACTACGACTCGCAGATAGTGCCCCTTGGCGACACTACTGCCTTCCGCATTGATGACCCGGATGAAGGTAACGAGGACGACTTTGGCAAGTATCTGTGCGAGGTGGATGTGCGCCCGCTCGAGACACAGCTGTTCGTCGAGGGGTCTGTGACGGGGTGGCGCGTCGATACCCTCGAAGCCCGCACGGCTGAGGATGAGCGTGAGTACCGCCTTTAG
- a CDS encoding calpain-like cysteine peptidase, putative (TriTrypDB/GeneDB-style sysID: LpmP.20.5400) yields MAAVAEHTHLLLRMFRHPFSQQRGAAEQCLGAYRVTLNVRGWWHSVVVDDYFPITEGGCYIKYAHSRRDVRELWVSLLEKAYAKVRGGYSNIVTGDPLMALRDFTGWPCARYDIAHFNNIALASSSFASRLLRYDQHGFQVILHTAPRFDSAGPMLQTDIGISPAEAALPSIVEASGGGACAGASAARGLIAGMVYPVMRILRLSIDTLRAELTLFQVRNPWRDVAAWKGRWRCGSRLWKQWPHVAAACHMQECSHLDVNGDVTLSTDNLRDKSVAPPAPQAATTNACACRRNQYIWVEWSEVYRYFSGCGVVFRLPLHHEYRVKGVFEATCPSVCVRVSVVARTFIGAMLSIGDTVGARSLATNTGDTSPYPPIMLTLAREQDGVLHLVCNSQLDPDNPSARFTFMQTHDASLFYPLTPENSPYWLIPRVLAPQVPNAAAATDGGASAPAPDPPRLPYVLGLFQEEQAGENGWRAEFYHLPPTSAAFRNSTSFSLGSNVRAVVAMFQAKAPHAAFPKTYVNTEVSEREATPVDEFVGAAQTPR; encoded by the coding sequence ATGGCGGCTGTCGCGGAGCACAcacatctcctcctccgcatgTTTCGGCACCCCTTCAGTCAGCAACGAGGCGCCGCAGAGCAGTGCCTTGGCGCGTATCGTGTGACGCTGAACGTGCGAGGGTGGTGGCACAGCGTCGTGGTCGACGACTACTTCCCCATCACGGAGGGCGGCTGTTACATCAAGTACGCGCACAGTCGCCGCGATGTGCGGGAGCTTtgggtgtcgctgctggagaaggcgtatGCTAAGGTTCGTGGCGGCTACTCTAACATCGTCACCGGTGACCCGCTTATGGCGCTGCGTGACTTTACCGGTTGGCCGTGCGCCCGCTACGACATCGCGCACTTCAACAATATCGCTTTAGCGTCGTCCAGCTTTGCGTCACGGCTCTTACGGTACGACCAGCACGGATTTCAGGTCATCCTGCACACGGCTCCCCGCTTCGATTCTGCTGGTCCGATGCTCCAGACCGACATCGGTATCTCGCCAGCGGAGGCCGCGCTGCCGTCAATCGTGGAGGCTTCTGGAGGTGGCGCATGCGCTGGTGCAAGCGCTGCCCGTGGGCTCATCGCTGGGATGGTGTATCCCGTCATGCGCATCTTGCGCCTCAGCATCGATACACTTCGTGCGGAGCTGACGCTGTTCCAGGTGCGCAATCCGTGGCGAGACGTGGCGGCGTGGAAAGGAAGGTGGCGATGTGGGAGTCGCCTCTGGAAGCAGTGGCCGCATGTTGCTGCGGCGTGTCACATGCAAGAGTGCTCGCATCTCGATGTCAATGGCGACGTGACGTTGTCAACGGACAATCTCCGAGATAAATCAGTGgcaccaccggcaccgcaGGCGGCCACCACTAATGCGTGCGCCTGTCGCCGCAACCAGTACATCTGGGTAGAGTGGTCAGAGGTTTACCGGTACTTTTCTGGATGTGGCGTCGTGTTCCGCCTTCCCCTTCACCACGAATATCGTGTAAAGGGTGTGTTCGAGGCTACGTGCCcatctgtgtgcgtgcgggtgtCGGTGGTCGCGCGCACTTTCATTGGCGCCATGCTGTCTATAGGCGACACAGTCGGGGCCAGGTCCTTGGCGACGAACACAGGCGACACGAGCCCATACCCGCCCATCATGCTCACTCTGGCGCGAGAGCAGGATGGTGTGCTGCACCTCGTGTGCAACTCGCAGCTTGACCCTGACAATCCGTCAGCGCGCTTTACCTTTATGCAGACTCACGACGCGAGCCTCTTCTACCCACTGACACCAGAGAACTCGCCATACTGGCTGATCCCTCGAGTCCTCGCGCCTCAGGTGCCcaatgctgctgccgctactgaTGGCGGTGCGAGCGCACCGGCACCAGATCCCCCGCGACTTCCGTATGTGCTTGGTCTTTTCCAAGAGGAGCAGGCAGGAGAAAATGGATGGCGAGCCGAGTTCTACCACCTGCCCCCGACATCCGCAGCCTTCCGAAACAGCACGTCGTTTTCCCTGGGCAGCAACGTgcgggcggtggtggccatGTTCCAGGCCAAAGCACCTCACGCGGCCTTCCCGAAAACGTATGTGAACACGGAAGTGTCGGAGCGGGAGGCAACACCGGTGGATGAGTTTGTTGGTGCAGCACAGACGCCAAGGtga
- a CDS encoding hypothetical protein (TriTrypDB/GeneDB-style sysID: LpmP.20.5390): MGAAAFCFNGTEARGACHSSQRTTRSSSSTSPARRTATRTREAPSTNGGGRAPPLAPLADLTSRRMLASPSSASSLLSLSPTSSSLQEAVSAPEASGATIARLRDGPPSTAATQSLVASDGTSEQHRIGPFTTRRRVSATTRALWRVAGKDKNGRNIGTGMGDSAVLLEEHTAVLLTALMKPYCCLSQRICGASMAPTSSPSSRALDQLIGTVDNRGGVMSGCHQGHHRSAYPLALVPLLEPFVFEPAQPRKRKAGAQTAPSSSVATWVPSMTACFDEGLLYKVVWRRAESADTALTKETGGESAYVIWCFFNATCVYTMEIDVLFPVPPSCTTAEPLSLKTLGTTQMEWMDAQEDPGSPL, translated from the coding sequence ATGGGCGCGGCAGCGTTTTGCTTCAACGGGACCGAGGCGCGAGGCGCTTGTCATTCATCCCAACGCACAACCCGTAGCTCTTCTTCCACCTCTCCAGCGCGGAGGACCGCAACAAGGACAAGAGAGGCGCCGAGTACCAATGGAGGCGGCAGGGCTCCACCTCTGGCACCTCTCGCAGACCTCACGAGTCGCAGAATGcttgcctccccctcctctgcctcttcgcTTCTGTCATTGTCGCCGACGTCCTCGAGCTTACAGGAGGCAGTGTCTGCACCGGAGGCCTCCGGCGCGACAATAGCTCGTCTGCGGGATGGGCCTCCAAGTACCGCCGCAACGCAGTCTCTTGTTGCGAGTGACGGCACTAGTGAACAGCATCGCATAGGGCCATTCACCACGAGGCGCCGAGTGTCAGCCACCACACGCGCGTTGTGGAGGGTAGCAGGGAAAGATAAAAACGGGCGCAACATCGGAACTGGAATGGGTGACAGCGCTGTGCTGCTAGAGGAGCACACGGCGGTCTTGCTGACGGCTCTCATGAAGCCCTACTGCTGCCTGAGCCAACGGATATGCGGTGCATCCATGGCGCcaacctcctcgccgtcttCGCGGGCGCTCGATCAGCTGATTGGCACCGTCGACAACCGAGGCGGCGTTATGAGCGGCTGCCATCAGGGGCATCACCGGAGCGCTTATCCCTTGGCCTTGGTACCGTTGCTTGAGCCGTTTGTTTTCGAACCAGCCCAGCCAAGGAAGCGGAAGGCAGGCGCTCAGACTGCCCCGTCTTCCTCCGTGGCTACGTGGGTGCCCTCCATGACGGCGTGCTTTGACGAGGGTCTTCTCTACAAggtggtgtggaggagagccGAAAGTGCCGACACAGCTTTGACCAAGGAGACTGGTGGGGAGAGTGCTTACGTCATCTGGTGCTTCTTCAACGCTACTTGTGTCTACACAATGGAAATTGACGTCCTTTTCCCCGTGCCGCCGAGCTGTACAACAGCAGAGCCCCTGTCACTGAAAACGCTGGGGACGACGCAGATGGAGTGGATGGACGCGCAGGAGGATCCTGGTTCTCCGCTATAG
- a CDS encoding calpain-like cysteine peptidase, putative (TriTrypDB/GeneDB-style sysID: LpmP.20.5410): MGCFNSTDSVPLQDPTRGYMYTNPKAKGTKEALFGGLLYRIIDEQEGSWAFYNNSKDYEFHIKYLFGADSHVNALSDTAVTVQDDGILAEVSVYPLETKDFVRGMIDGYESKLEALPLSEEYFAQHPELDEAAYYRRLEAPKSNQF; this comes from the coding sequence ATGGGCTGCTTCAACTCAACCGACTCCGTGCCTCTTCAGGACCCCACAAGGGGGTACATGTACACGAACCCCAAGGCGAAGGGGACGAAAGAGGCGCTCTTTGGTGGACTCCTCTACCGCATCATTGACGAGCAGGAGGGGAGCTGGGCCTTCTACAACAACTCGAAAGACTATGAGTTTCACATCAAGTACCTGTTTGGTGCTGATAGTCACGTGAACGCACTGAGCGACACCGCAGTGACGGTGCAGGATGACGGCATTCTTGCCGAGGTGTCCGTTTACCCGTTGGAGACGAAGGACTTTGTGCGGGGCATGATCGACGGCTACGAGAGCAAGCTTGAGGCACTACCGCTGTCGGAGGAGTACTTTGCGCAGCATCCAGAGCTCGACGAGGCAGCTTACTACCGCCGTCTCGAGGCGCCCAAGAGCAACCAATTCTAA